The Candidatus Limnocylindrales bacterium genome has a segment encoding these proteins:
- a CDS encoding branched-chain amino acid ABC transporter permease encodes MMKHFLKKSWSEEKFAVLVFLILSLLPVFISGYIIYILPQYMLYGTLAMSLGLLWGFTGILSFGQAGFFALGAYTMGLCMKYNGFGINPAYAGIILSAFMGAGLATIIGYFLFSAGVRDAYFVIVTLALSIIVEQIAVSQSDITGGWNGFFIDRMSLTLGSGREISLFNDVPMYYFVLPLVAFVYFLLRKLITSKFGKVLIGIRENEDRAISLGFNTSLYKTAAFAISGAVATWAGALYGTHAGFVAPSLGGVSFSTEVVVWTALGGRTSLLGVFLGGVMVASLSNYLSAITPRFWQLVLGILFVTTIIYFKGGVAGALTQFTLFNRKTPLKSIQEVRAEQAMRVD; translated from the coding sequence ATGATGAAGCATTTTTTGAAAAAATCCTGGTCAGAGGAGAAGTTTGCCGTTTTAGTCTTTCTCATTCTGAGTTTGCTTCCCGTGTTCATTTCTGGTTATATCATTTACATTCTACCCCAGTATATGTTATATGGCACGCTGGCCATGTCACTGGGTTTATTATGGGGTTTTACCGGTATTCTAAGTTTTGGACAGGCTGGCTTTTTTGCCTTGGGTGCTTACACAATGGGATTGTGCATGAAATATAATGGATTTGGTATCAATCCGGCGTATGCAGGCATTATCCTCAGTGCCTTTATGGGGGCCGGGCTTGCCACGATAATAGGGTATTTTCTGTTCAGTGCGGGAGTGCGGGACGCCTATTTTGTAATTGTAACCCTGGCATTATCTATCATTGTTGAGCAAATCGCGGTAAGTCAGTCCGATATTACCGGAGGATGGAATGGTTTTTTTATCGACCGGATGTCCCTGACCCTGGGTTCCGGCAGAGAGATCTCCTTGTTCAATGATGTTCCCATGTATTATTTTGTCTTACCTCTGGTTGCCTTTGTCTATTTTTTACTGCGAAAATTAATAACTTCGAAGTTCGGTAAGGTCCTTATAGGAATTCGTGAGAATGAAGACCGGGCGATTTCACTGGGCTTCAATACTTCACTCTATAAAACGGCAGCCTTTGCCATCTCAGGGGCCGTAGCTACCTGGGCGGGCGCTTTGTATGGAACCCATGCAGGTTTCGTGGCTCCCTCCCTGGGAGGGGTCTCGTTTTCCACAGAAGTGGTTGTCTGGACAGCCCTAGGAGGTCGGACTAGCTTGTTGGGTGTGTTTTTAGGGGGGGTTATGGTAGCTTCCCTTTCCAATTACCTGAGCGCCATTACACCCAGATTTTGGCAACTGGTACTTGGAATTTTATTTGTAACCACTATCATTTATTTCAAAGGGGGAGTTGCCGGTGCTTTAACCCAATTTACTCTCTTTAATCGAAAGACCCCCCTTAAATCGATTCAGGAAGTTCGAGCCGAACAAGCTATGCGGGTGGATTAA